One window of Triticum dicoccoides isolate Atlit2015 ecotype Zavitan chromosome 5A, WEW_v2.0, whole genome shotgun sequence genomic DNA carries:
- the LOC119297182 gene encoding calcium-dependent protein kinase 25-like, which produces MGQCCTNGAGQAAAADAAAEAEPPAPPKTPRGDNAPTNDGPAPAPGAAEAEPASAATKADPNAKPPGPVGEVLGRPIEDVRATYTIGEELGRGQFGVTYLCTHTETGEKLACKTIAKRKLSGAEDVEDVRREVEIMRHLSGQPNIVDLRGAYEDKHNVHLVMELCAGGELFDRIIAKGHYTERAAASLLRSVVGTVHTFHSMGVMHRDLKPENFLMLNRDESSPIKATDFGLSVFFKEGEVFKDIVGSAYYIAPEVLKRKYGHEADVWSMGVMLYIFLSGVPPFWAENENAIFTAILRGEVDFVSEPWPNISPGAKDLVRKMLHINPKDRLTATQVLNHPWIKEDGDAPDTPLDNVVLDRMKQFVAMNQFKKAALRVIAGCLSEEEIKGLKEMFKSIDKDNSGTITLEELKNGLAKQGNKFSDHEIQQLMEAADADGNGLIDYEEFVTATVHMNRMDREEHLYTAFQYFDKDNSGYITKEELEQALQEQKLFDAEEFKDVIAEADSDNDGRIDYSEFVAMMRKGTGGAEPSNPKKRRDLVL; this is translated from the exons ATGGGCCAATGCTGCACAAACGGAGCCGGGCAGGCTGCCGCTGCCGACGCGGCGGCCGAGGCAGAGCCGCCGGCGCCCCCAAAGACGCCGCGCGGGGACAACGCACCGACCAACGATGGCCCGGCTCCTGCTCCTGGCGCCGCCGAGGCCGAGCCCGCCTCTGCGGCAACCAAGGCGGACCCCAATGCCAAGCCGCCGGGCCCCGTGGGCGAGGTGCTCGGGCGGCCCATAGAGGACGTGCGCGCGACCTACACCATCGGCGAGGAGCTCGGGCGCGGCCAGTTCGGCGTGACCTACCTGTGCACCCACACGGAGACGGGGGAGAAGCTGGCGTGCAAGACGATCGCGAAGCGGAAGCTGTCGGGCGCGGAGGACGTGGAGGACGTCCGGCGCGAGGTGGAGATCATGCGCCACCTCTCCGGCCAGCCCAACATCGTGGACCTCCGCGGCGCCTACGAGGACAAGCACAACGTGCACCTGGTGATGGAGCTGTGCGCCGGCGGGGAGCTCTTCGACCGGATCATCGCCAAGGGGCACTACACggagcgcgccgccgcctcgctgctCCGGTCCGTGGTCGGGACCGTGCACACCTTCCACTCCATGGGGGTGATGCACCGGGACCTCAAGCCGGAGAACTTCCTGATGCTCAACCGGGACGAGTCGTCGCCCATCAAGGCCACCGACTTCGGCCTCTCCGTCTTCTTCAAGGAAGGCGAGGTGTTCAAGGACATCGTCGGCAGCGCCTACTACATCGCCCCGGAGGTGCTCAAGCGCAAGTACGGCCACGAGGCCGACGTCTGGAGCATGGGCGTCATGCTCTACATCTTCCTCTCCGGCGTCCCTCCCTTCTGGGCGGAGAATGAGAACGCCATCTTCACCGCCATTCTGCGCGGTGAGGTCGACTTCGTCAGCGAGCCGTGGCCCAACATCTCCCCCGGAGCCAAGGATCTTGTCAGGAAGATGCTCCATATCAACCCCAAGGACAGGCTTACGGCCACCCAAGTCCTCA ACCACCCATGGATCAAGGAAGACGGAGACGCCCCCGACACGCCGCTCGACAACGTCGTTCTGGACAGGATGAAGCAGTTCGTGGCCATGAACCAGTTCAAGAAAGCCGCACTGAGA GTCATTGCCGGGTGCCTGTCAGAGGAGGAGATCAAGGGGCTCAAGGAGATGTTCAAGAGCATCGACAAGGACAACAGCGGCACCATCACCCTCGAAGAGCTCAAGAACGGGCTGGCCAAGCAGGGCAACAAGTTTTCGGACCATGAAATTCAGCAACTGATGGAAGCA GCCGATGCCGACGGCAATGGATTGATCGACTACGAGGAGTTCGTCACCGCGACGGTGCACATGAACAGAATGGACAGGGAAGAGCACCTCTACACCGCGTTCCAATACTTCGACAAGGACAACAGTGG GTACATCACAAAAGAAGAGCTGGAGCAGGCCTTACAAGAGCAGAAGTTGTTCGACGCCGAGGAATTCAAGGATGTCATTGCCGAAGCCGATTCCGACAAC GATGGGAGGATAGACTATTCAGAGTTCGTGGCGATGATGAGGAAAGGAACGGGCGGTGCGGAGCCATCGAACCCGAAGAAGAGGCGAGACCTAGTCCTATAG